The sequence below is a genomic window from Sneathiella marina.
ATAACTTTCATTGAACCATTTCCCAAGATCCAGTTGCTTGCACCTGGCGGAGCAAAAAGGGCGAAATTCAAATACCGTTGGTTTCGAGCATTGGGGGCAGAGTTTTTTTGGTTGGTTTTCCTCAGTCATAGTGGGCTTAGCCTAGTTGATAACTATTGTTAGGTAAATCAGCATTTTCGGTGATTGCCAGAGGGCGTGACAAATAATTTTCAATCAGCACTTTGTGCTGCAAAAGATGTTGAGAAAGAGCTCTTCCAGCGTCAATTCTAATGGCTTTCCCATCGCGTGAAGCGATGTCTTGTTGCAGAGTTCTGACAAGATCCGAAAGGCTGGTCATTGTTGCATCTTGCCGCCCTGTCCCTGCACAATGTGCGCATGATGCCGTCAGAATATTCTGTAAGGATTTGCGGGTTCGCTTCCGCGTTACTTGCATTAACCCTAGTTCCGTCATCCCTATCAAGCGAGTCTGAATGGGGTCGCTTTTGAATATTTTCTTCAAACAATCAGAAACTTTTTGAACGTCACCAGCGCCATTCATCTGAATAAAGTCAATAATGATTATCCCGGACGAATTACGCAATCGAATTTGCCGGGCAATTTCACTTGCAGCTTCCAGGTTACTGGATAAAGCGACAGAATTGATTCCCTTCGCTTTTATTGCAGAAGATGAATTTACATCCACAATGAGAAGGGCTTCCGTTTGATCGAAGGAGAGACTAACGCCGGAATCAAGGTCAACACGCCGTTGGGATGCTCGTTCTATTTCTTCTTCGATACCATATTCTTCAAAAAGGGAAGTAGGCTTATTCCAGAGTGTAAGGTTCGATTTCATGTTGGGTGCCGCCTGCTCGAGATAGGTTTCACATATTCGAAAGGCATTTGCGGAGTTGACCACGACATTGAGGTTGTCAGATAGAAAACCGGTTAAAACAGCCGAAGTAGGTGTTTTTTCAGTGGGAAATTTCCCAGGTTTTGAGGCTTTAGATTGGAATTGCTGAATTTCTGACCATTGGTCACTTAAAAAGGCCGCTTCGTTGGATACTTGTTCGTCGCTGGCAAGTTTTGCGGACGTACGAATTGTGAGTCCGCCGGTTTTAAGATGCTTTTGGGCGGCTGCCCTTATCCGCTCTTTATCTGTATCTTCACGAATTTTTCTTGAAAAAGTTATGCCATTCCCTAAAGGTTGGTAAATCAAATTAACGCCTTTAAAAGTAAAACGGCAGGTAAGCTGGACATTCTTCTCCCACAGTTCATCTTTGCTCACTTGTACTAACAACTTTTGCCCTTCATGTGTAACTTGAGCAATAGGCTTTCCCTTATTCTCGATATCGCGCGCTTGCAGGAAACCATGCTTTTGTCCGCCAAGATCAACGAACGCAACATCCAGATCGTGTAGGATTTTGCTTATCCGGCCAAAATAGAAATCTCCGACGGTTGAAATATCACCGGCTCTTTCAATCCGAAGATCGATGACAACATCTTCGCGCAATAAAGCTGCGCGGGATTCAAATAGACCTTCTTCTATAAGAAGTGTATTACGCATTATTCCCGAGACGTCCAGATATCGAAACCGTTGCCAATGAGCATATTACTCACTTCAAAAAGAGGAAGTCCAACAACGTTACTATAGGACCCCTGAATGGATCGCACAAAGGAAGCCGCTCGGCCCTGAATAGCGTATCCACCGGCTTTTCCGCGCCATTCTTCTGTTTGAATGTAAGAGCGGAGCTCATGCTC
It includes:
- a CDS encoding DNA gyrase inhibitor YacG: MTEENQPKKLCPQCSKPTVFEFRPFCSARCKQLDLGKWFNESYVIPGEETIPANDHNEE
- a CDS encoding Rne/Rng family ribonuclease, which translates into the protein MRNTLLIEEGLFESRAALLREDVVIDLRIERAGDISTVGDFYFGRISKILHDLDVAFVDLGGQKHGFLQARDIENKGKPIAQVTHEGQKLLVQVSKDELWEKNVQLTCRFTFKGVNLIYQPLGNGITFSRKIREDTDKERIRAAAQKHLKTGGLTIRTSAKLASDEQVSNEAAFLSDQWSEIQQFQSKASKPGKFPTEKTPTSAVLTGFLSDNLNVVVNSANAFRICETYLEQAAPNMKSNLTLWNKPTSLFEEYGIEEEIERASQRRVDLDSGVSLSFDQTEALLIVDVNSSSAIKAKGINSVALSSNLEAASEIARQIRLRNSSGIIIIDFIQMNGAGDVQKVSDCLKKIFKSDPIQTRLIGMTELGLMQVTRKRTRKSLQNILTASCAHCAGTGRQDATMTSLSDLVRTLQQDIASRDGKAIRIDAGRALSQHLLQHKVLIENYLSRPLAITENADLPNNSYQLG